From Sebaldella sp. S0638, the proteins below share one genomic window:
- a CDS encoding carbohydrate deacetylase, with the protein MKIIINADDFGYSKGINYGIFEAHKNGVLTSTTLMTGMPGAEHAAAMMKEIPKMGVGLHLNTALGKPGNFKRKTLTDENGFFIKPDKVLELGIDYNEDELYDELKEQFLRFMELTKQKPTHLDSHLFSSDKLEKVKKIALILADEYRIPLRNHETGYYEKVRFINHRDFGGIPGLEYVAENFDEIIKNKYVEIMTHPGYADTYVMRNSSYNMMRAEELDFLTGDRMKELVERNKAELVNYADIINEIKK; encoded by the coding sequence ATGAAAATAATTATAAATGCTGATGATTTCGGATATTCTAAGGGGATAAACTATGGTATTTTTGAAGCACATAAAAACGGAGTGCTGACTTCCACAACCCTGATGACAGGAATGCCCGGCGCAGAACATGCCGCTGCAATGATGAAAGAAATTCCTAAAATGGGTGTGGGTCTTCACCTGAATACAGCTTTGGGGAAACCGGGGAATTTCAAGAGAAAAACACTCACAGATGAAAACGGCTTTTTTATAAAACCTGATAAAGTATTGGAACTGGGGATAGACTATAATGAAGATGAACTTTATGATGAGCTGAAAGAGCAGTTTCTGAGATTTATGGAGCTTACAAAGCAGAAACCTACTCATCTGGATTCCCACCTGTTCAGCAGCGACAAGCTGGAAAAAGTGAAGAAAATCGCGCTGATTCTTGCTGATGAGTATAGAATTCCTTTGAGAAACCATGAGACAGGATATTACGAGAAAGTAAGATTCATTAATCACAGAGATTTTGGAGGAATTCCGGGGCTTGAATATGTGGCAGAAAACTTTGATGAGATAATAAAAAATAAATATGTGGAGATCATGACTCATCCGGGATATGCGGATACTTATGTTATGAGAAATTCTTCATATAATATGATGAGAGCAGAGGAACTGGACTTTCTCACAGGAGACAGAATGAAAGAACTGGTAGAAAGAAATAAAGCGGAGTTAGTTAATTATGCAGATATAATAAATGAAATAAAAAAGTAA